The window CAGCGCTGGGCAGAGACCCACGGGGGAGCGACCGCCGACAAGTGGCTGCGCCATCAGTACGAGGTGCTCAGCGCGGGCAACGAGTGGTGGCGGATCAGTCTGGCCGACCCTGGAGCGGAGAACATCTTCGAATCGGCTATCTATCTGCGCGGCGGGATGGCGCTGGTGGCGTTGCGTCGCGTGATCGGCCCCGACACGTTCGCGAACCTGCTGCGGACCTGGGTGTCCGATCACCGACTGGGACACGGCACGACCGCGGAGTTCCAGGCTCTGGCCGAGCAGGTGTCCGGGCAGGACCTCGACGCGTTCTTCGCCGTGTGGCTGGCGGGCGCGACCCCGCCCCCCGACACCGCGGCGTACGGCCTGGGCTAACTGTGGTGGATCTGGTGCACCTGGTGCATCACATCCACCACAGTCCTGGCGGCGTTCGTTCAACTCGCCCTGTCGAACCAGGCCGACACGTCACACCCCGGACCGCAAGCCTGCGGGCGGCGCTCCCAGCCCCGACGGGCCAGGAGCACCGCGATCTTGCCGGCGGTCGAACACGGCCGCTCGTAGACCTGGCCCCAAGAGATCCGCCGGGTGTCGAAGCCCGAAACCGCCGCATCCAGATCCCGCTCGAAGTCTCGCTCTCGGTCGGCGACCGAATCATGGTCGAGCCTTCCGTCGAGTTCGATCAACAAGTCGAAGTCGTAGGCCGCGTCGCGATAGAGCAGTCCCTGAGTTGATGTGCCGGGGAGTTGACGCGAGGCGACCGGCAGCCCGTGCGCTCGCTCGACGAGGGTCAAATAGCCATGCTCCAGAACCGAGCACGTCCCCTCGTCGATGTCCTTGAGCACCGCGGTCAACCACGCGCGGCGGCTGGCTCGTGGTCGCGCGTCGAGGACTTCCAGCAGGCGACCCGCGGTCGTACGCCTGCCCTGCACCGCTCTGCTCAGCACGGCGATGGCGTCGAGGTCTGTCGCGCTCCGGATGGCGACCTCGAGCGCAGCATCGTCATAGCGCATTCTCGGCGGCCCGAGATTCCATTGGACTCGCTCATGGAAGCGAGGGACCCGATGCACCTGCACGCCGAGGGGTGCGACGACGTGGCGCGCCCGGTCGACTCCGACCTGGAGCAGCGCTGCTGAGTCGCCGCGCCGACCCGGACCCTCGTACGCCCGCAGGGCCGAACCATGCACCAAAGCGGCGGGCCACACCGCGAGTACGCCGGCCCATGCGGATTGCAGCCACGATGGCTCACCCGTGTGATCGAGGTAGACGCCGGGATGCACCCGGTTGAGCAACCGGTTGCGCACGAGCCGCTGCACATCGGCCGGCCGATATCCGCATTCGTCGAGCTGGGCTCGTCGCACCACGCCAGCCTGCTCGCTGAGCAGTGTGTCGAGTTGAGGCCGAAACTCCATCTCTGGAGCCTGCGCAGCCGAGCCGGAACTAACCCACCGAGAGATCACCCTGTGGAAAACGAGGAGTGTGGTGGATCCGACGCACCAGGTGCACCAGATCCACCACACTCCCGCCGTTGGCGCGCCAGATCAGGCTTTGAGTCCGCTGCGGACTCAAAACGCCAGCCGGCCAGACCCAGACTCAGACTCAGACTCAGGCCGATGGCCCATGGCCGATGGCCGATGGCCGGTGCCGCAGCCGCACCGACAGGCAGGTCACGCAACCTTCGAGTTTCTCGAACTCGCTGATGTCCACGGCGATCACGTCGAGCCCGCGATCCTCGAAGAGTGCGCGTGATCGAGGAGCCGCAGCCGACATCAGCACGCGCTCGCGACCATCGGCTCCCGCTCCGAGGAGCACCACGTGTGCCCCGGGCTCCTCGGGCATGCCGACGAAGGAGTCCCACACAGAGGGATCATCTACGACCGGCGCATACCCGATCACCGTGCCGTCCGGCAGTGCCGTGACGGCCGACTTCAGGTGCAGGACGCGTGTCAGCGAGACCGTGATCACCGCAGCGCCGAGCGGAGCAAGGTGAGCGGCCAACTGCGCGATCCCTTCGGGATTCGTACGCCCGCCGTGCCCGACCCACACGGTGCCGTCGTACTTGAGCACGTCACCACCGTCGAGTGTGCCCGGGGTCTCGATCCGCGCGATCCGGTAGCCGAGCGAGCGCAGGGTCGCTTCGGTCGCCTCCACCTCCGGCTTGCGCTCGTCAGCTCCTGGACGGGTGATCACGGCCAGATCGCCGTACATCACTACCGTGTCCTCGACGAAGGCCGCGTCCGGGCAGCCGTCGGCCGACGGCACCTCGATGGTCTCCCAGCCCGCGTCCTGGAGAGCGCTGACGTACGCCTCCCACTGTGCGAAGGCCAGGTCCACGTCGACCGGCGCGCGTTCGAGATGGGTCAGCAGGCCCTCGGCGAGACGAGGGGAGGGGCGGCGTACGAGGGCCTGGCGATTGTCCATGCGCCCATCGTGCCGCGTCCGCATCACCGCGGACTAGTGTCCACCGACCAGTGGCGCCATCAGCCGGGCCAGCACCGAGCGGCGGCGCGTCAACCGCTCCTCCGCGTCGGCGAGAGTCATCGCCCGCAGACCCGTGTTGACCCCCAGCCAGCGCAGTGGTTCGGGCTCCCAACGCGGTGAACGATGCCCGACCCACGGCAGCCTGGTCAGCTCCGAGGGGCGGCCCAGGATCAGGTCGGCCAGCGTCCGGCCGGCCAGGTTGGTGGTCGTCACCCCGTCACCCACATAGCCACCCGCCCACGCGATCCCGGACCCGCGATCGAGACCGACCGACGCGATCCAGTCCCGTGCGATGCCGAGCGGGCCGCCCCAGGCGTACTCGATCCGGGCTGACGACAGCGCCGGGAAGAGGTCCACGAGGGTTGAACGCAACGACGCGAACACGCGGGGCTCGCTGTCGTACGACGCTCGCACCCGCGAGCCGAAGTGATAAGGCGCGCCACGACCACCGAAGACCATCCGGTCGTCGGCCGTGCGCTGGCCATAGATGATCAGGTGTCGGTGGTCGGAGAACGTCTCGCGACGGGCCAGTCCGATCTCGTCCCAGACCGCGGCGGGCAGTGGCTCGGTCGCGATGATCAGCGAATACACCGGTGCGATCGCGCGCCGTGCCCCCGCCAGCGACGGCGTGTAGCCCTCCGTCGCCCGCACCACCACCTCGGCCTTCACCGTGCCGTGCGCCGTCACGGCGCGGCCGGGCTCGATCGCGGTGACGCGGGTGCGTTCGTGGATTACGCCCCCGCGAGCCTCCACAGCCTCGGCGAGCCGGGTCGCGAGCAACAACGGGTGGATCGCGGCACAGTGCGGGGTGTACGTCGCCCCGAGCGTCTTCGACGCGCGCAACCGGGCGCGGGCCGAGGCAGCGTCCAGCAGGATCGGATCGTGCAGACCCCACGAGCGGGCGTACGCCACCTCGTCCTCAGCGCGCCGCAGTTGTGCGCCGCTGCGCGCCAGCACGATCGTGCCGCCCCGCGCGCACGGCACCCCCCATGAGGCGCAGCGAGCGGTCACCTGGTCGACGGAGTCCACCATCGCGTGGTGCAGGCCCAACGCGGCCGCGCGCGAGGAGGAAGGCAGCGCCGCCATCGTGGTCAACGAAGCGGGGAAGAGCGCGGAGGCCCAACCGCCGTTGCGTCCCGAGGCTCCGAAGCCGACGCGTTCGGCCTCCAACACCATGATCCGCAAAGTGGGATCCTGCTCCAGCAGTGACAACGCGGTCCACAGGCCCGTGAAGCCGGCTCCTACGATCGCGACGTCGCAGTCGCGATCACCCGACAGCGGTTCGCGCGCAAGATTGGGCAGGTCCGGGTGCGCGGACCACAGCGAGGTCAGCGCACGCCCCAGGAGTACGTCTGCTTGACCAACTGCAGATACATGAACGTCTCGGTGGTCTCCACGCCCTCGATGGCGCGGATCTTGTCGGAGATCAGGGTCAGCAGCGCCTCGTCGCTCTCGCAGACGGCCTCGACCAGCAGGTCGTACTTGCCTGCCGTCACCACGACGTAGTCGACCTCGTCCAGGTCGGCGATGTCGGCCACCACGCGTGACAGCGAGCCTCGCACGGTCACCCCGATCATGGCCTGCCGGGCGAAGCCGAGCTCGAGGGGGTCCGTCACCGCGACGACCTGCATCACGCCGGCGTCGGTGAGTCGCTGCACGCGTTGCCTGACGGCGGCCTCGGAGAGGCCGACCACCTTGCCGATGGCGGCGTACGAACGTCGACCGTCCTGTTGAAGTTGCTCGATGATGGCCTTGGCGACGTCATCGAGATGGGGTCGGGAGCGCTCAGGCACGGTGCCATGGTGGCACATTCGACGACCCCACCTTCGAAATCGTTACTTTTCCCAAACGATCACTGCGGAATCCTTGCCGTGACGGGGGTCACGTGCGACGATCCAGCCCAGACTGTCCGAGGCCACCTGTTCGTGAGGTTCAGGAACCCGGCCCGGCCACTCGGGAAAGGGTTGGGCATGGGGAGGCTGTCGCGCCGCACGTTGCTTCGGGGCGCGGGTGGTGCCGCCTTCGCAGCCGGCAGTCTGGCGGCCTTGAAGTTGCCGTTCTTCGACACGCCGAGCGGGGTGCAGGATCCCGCCAAGTGCATGGCCAGGGACGTCTCCGAGTCCAGCAAGAGGCTCATCGTCAGCAACTGGCCGGCGTACATCGATCCGCGCAAGAAGCAGAACGGCACGTTCCAGACCTTCATGCGCGAGACCGGCATCGACGTCACCTACAACGATGACGTCAACGACAACACCGATTTCTACGCCAAGATCAAGAACCAGTTGAGTTCGTGCCAGCCGGTCGGCCGCGACATCATGATCGTCACCGACTGGATGGCCGCGCGCCTGATCGACCTGGGCTGGATCCAGCCGCTGGACCTGTCGAAACTGCCCAATGTCACGGCCAACCTGCTGCCGACGCTGAAAGGCAAGGCTTGGGATCCCCAGGACAACCACCACGTACCGTGGCAGAGCGGGTTCACCGGAATCGCCTACAACTCCAAGGTCACCGGTGAGGTGAGCAGTTTCGCCGAACTCCTCGATCGCAAGGACCTCAAGGGCAAGGTCACGTTGCTCACGGAGATGCGCGACACGATGGCGTTCGTACTCAAGGTGATCGGCGCGGACCCGGAGAAGTTCAACGACGACGAGTGGAAACAGGCCATCGAGCGGCTGGAGAAGGCGGTCAAGGACGGTCAGGTCCGGGCGTTCAACGGCAACGACTACCTCAACGACCTGGCGTCGGGCAACACGGCAGCATGCGAGGCCTGGTCGGGTGACGTCATCGTCACCCAACTGGAGAACCCCGACATCAAGTGGGTGCCGATGCCCGAGGAGGGCCTGTCGTTCTGGTCCGACAACATGATGATCCCCAACATGGCCAGTCACCAGGCTAACGCCGAGAAGTGGATGAACTTCTATTACGAGCCTGAGATCGCCGCGAAACTGGCGGCCTGGAACTACTACATCTCCCCGGTCGAGGGTGCCTTGGAATACATGAAGAAGATCGATCCTGAGGCGGCCGAGAGTCCGCTGATCTTCCCCGACAAGGAGGTCTTGGCTAACACCTTCGACTTCATGGCACTCGACGACCGACAGACCACTGAGTACGAGAGGGACTGGGCCAATGTCCAAGGCGGCTGACGAGATGGAGTCCAACACCCGCGACGGGTCGTACGCAGGGCTGCGGATGCGCGCACTGACCAAGGAGTTCGCCAACTTCACGGCCGTACGCTCCCTCGACCTCGACATTCCGGCGGGGTCGTTCTTCGCGCTGCTCGGGCCTTCTGGTTGTGGCAAGACGACGACGCTGCGGATGGTGGCGGGTCTGGAGACTCCGACGTCTGGCTCGATCATGCTCGGGGATCAAGACATCACCTACGCCAAGCCCTACCAGCGCCCGGTCAACACCGTCTTCCAGAACTACGCGCTGTTCCCGCACCTCGACATCTTCGAGAACGTCGCGTTCGGGCTGCGTCGGCGCAAGGTCAAGGATGTCGAGACGCAGGTCAAGGAGATGCTCGACCTGGTCGAACTCGGCAGCCAGGCTCGCAAGAAGCCGGCTCAGATGTCAGGTGGTCAGCAGCAGCGGGTCGCGCTCGCGCGCGCGTTGATCAACCGGCCCGAGGTGCTGCTGCTCGACGAGCCGCTCGGTGCGCTCGACCTCAAGTTGCGCCGGGCCATGCAGATCGAGCTCAAGCGGATCCAGACCGAGGTCGGTCTGACCTTCGTCCACGTCACCCACGACCAGGAGGAGGCCATGACGATGGCCGACACCATCGCGGTGATGAACCACGGCGTGATCGAACAGATGGGCGCTCCCGAAGAGCTGTACGAGAACCCGCAGACGACCTTCGTGGCGAACTTCCTCGGTCAGTCCAACCTGATCGAGGCCGATGTCAAGAACCGTTCCGCCGACGTCGTCACGGTCGACATGCACGGCATCGACGTCTCGATCCCGGCCCAGCGGGTGCACGCCGAGGGCGACCAGGGGTGGGTCGGCATCCGACCCGAGAAGGTGCTGATCGGCGACGAGGGCGAGGCGCTCGACGCACCGGGCAACACCGTGCCCGGTGGTGTGGTGACCGACGTGTCGTTCGTCGGGGTCAGCACGCAATACCTCGTACGAATGCCGTGGGGCCAAGAACTCCAGGTCTTCGAGCAGAACACCGGTCGCCGCCGGATCTTCGCGGTCGGCGACAAGGTGGAACTGTCCTGGCGTCCTGAGTACGCCTTCCTCCTCGACCACGCCCAGGACGCCAATGCCGGCGCCGACCTGGGTGACGACTGAGGAGTAGACCATGGCCGAGATGGTGCGCCGCCGGGGGAGGACCGGCTATCTGCTGCTGATTCCTGGGCTGGCATGGCTGATCATCTTCTTCCTGATCCCGTTCTACTCCCTGGTGGCTGCCAGCCTGTACGGCCCGAACGGGTCGGACGTGCGCGGCTACAAGATGACCTACCACTGGCAGAACTACCGGCAGGCGCTGATCGACTACGGCAAGCCCACCGGCTACGACAATGTGCAGGTCTGGCTGCTCGCCTTCCTGCTCGGCTCGGTTGTCGCTGCCCTCCTGGTGGTGCTCTTCGGGCGCTGGGGACTCGGCCCCGCAAAGCATCCCGAGATCACGGGTCGAGTTGCTGTCTCTCTGGCTGCCAGCATCGTCGTGGTGGGCCTCGTGATCGCGTTCTTCCTCTACCCGCTCCTGCACGGCATCGCCGGCTCCAGGGGGGAGAACAGTCTCAGCCCGTTGCTGCGTTCGCTGGTCTACGGCGCCATCGCAACGGGGCTCTGCCTGCTGCTCGGCTTCGTGCTGGCGTACGCCATCGCCTTCAAGGCGGGACGCTGGAAGAACCTGATGCTGGTGCTGGTCATTGCGCCGTTCTTCACCAGCTTCTTGGTGCGTACGTTGTCGTGGAAGTTGTTGCTCGGAGACGGCGGCTGGATCGTCGGCACCCTGAAGGCGTTGCACATCCTCGGCGCGGACGGACAACTGCTCTACACCCCGATCGCGGTGATCGCGGGGTTGACCTACAACTTCTTGCCGTTCATGGTGCTGCCGCTCTTCGCGAGCCTCGACAAGATCGACTACCGCCTGATCGAGGCGTCGCGTGATCTCTACGCCAACCCGATCGTCGGCTTCTTCCGCGTGACCTGGCCGCTGGCGCTGCCCGGCGTCATCTCCGGCACCCTGCTCACCTTCATCCCGGCGGTCGGCGACT of the Nocardioides sp. genome contains:
- a CDS encoding spermidine/putrescine ABC transporter substrate-binding protein, which codes for MGRLSRRTLLRGAGGAAFAAGSLAALKLPFFDTPSGVQDPAKCMARDVSESSKRLIVSNWPAYIDPRKKQNGTFQTFMRETGIDVTYNDDVNDNTDFYAKIKNQLSSCQPVGRDIMIVTDWMAARLIDLGWIQPLDLSKLPNVTANLLPTLKGKAWDPQDNHHVPWQSGFTGIAYNSKVTGEVSSFAELLDRKDLKGKVTLLTEMRDTMAFVLKVIGADPEKFNDDEWKQAIERLEKAVKDGQVRAFNGNDYLNDLASGNTAACEAWSGDVIVTQLENPDIKWVPMPEEGLSFWSDNMMIPNMASHQANAEKWMNFYYEPEIAAKLAAWNYYISPVEGALEYMKKIDPEAAESPLIFPDKEVLANTFDFMALDDRQTTEYERDWANVQGG
- a CDS encoding FAD-binding oxidoreductase, with amino-acid sequence MGRALTSLWSAHPDLPNLAREPLSGDRDCDVAIVGAGFTGLWTALSLLEQDPTLRIMVLEAERVGFGASGRNGGWASALFPASLTTMAALPSSSRAAALGLHHAMVDSVDQVTARCASWGVPCARGGTIVLARSGAQLRRAEDEVAYARSWGLHDPILLDAASARARLRASKTLGATYTPHCAAIHPLLLATRLAEAVEARGGVIHERTRVTAIEPGRAVTAHGTVKAEVVVRATEGYTPSLAGARRAIAPVYSLIIATEPLPAAVWDEIGLARRETFSDHRHLIIYGQRTADDRMVFGGRGAPYHFGSRVRASYDSEPRVFASLRSTLVDLFPALSSARIEYAWGGPLGIARDWIASVGLDRGSGIAWAGGYVGDGVTTTNLAGRTLADLILGRPSELTRLPWVGHRSPRWEPEPLRWLGVNTGLRAMTLADAEERLTRRRSVLARLMAPLVGGH
- a CDS encoding ABC transporter ATP-binding protein produces the protein MSKAADEMESNTRDGSYAGLRMRALTKEFANFTAVRSLDLDIPAGSFFALLGPSGCGKTTTLRMVAGLETPTSGSIMLGDQDITYAKPYQRPVNTVFQNYALFPHLDIFENVAFGLRRRKVKDVETQVKEMLDLVELGSQARKKPAQMSGGQQQRVALARALINRPEVLLLDEPLGALDLKLRRAMQIELKRIQTEVGLTFVHVTHDQEEAMTMADTIAVMNHGVIEQMGAPEELYENPQTTFVANFLGQSNLIEADVKNRSADVVTVDMHGIDVSIPAQRVHAEGDQGWVGIRPEKVLIGDEGEALDAPGNTVPGGVVTDVSFVGVSTQYLVRMPWGQELQVFEQNTGRRRIFAVGDKVELSWRPEYAFLLDHAQDANAGADLGDD
- a CDS encoding ABC transporter permease, with the translated sequence MAEMVRRRGRTGYLLLIPGLAWLIIFFLIPFYSLVAASLYGPNGSDVRGYKMTYHWQNYRQALIDYGKPTGYDNVQVWLLAFLLGSVVAALLVVLFGRWGLGPAKHPEITGRVAVSLAASIVVVGLVIAFFLYPLLHGIAGSRGENSLSPLLRSLVYGAIATGLCLLLGFVLAYAIAFKAGRWKNLMLVLVIAPFFTSFLVRTLSWKLLLGDGGWIVGTLKALHILGADGQLLYTPIAVIAGLTYNFLPFMVLPLFASLDKIDYRLIEASRDLYANPIVGFFRVTWPLALPGVISGTLLTFIPAVGDYINAELLGSTKTRMIGSVIQSLFTDANDYPAASALSVMLMVLIVGMVLVYVRRAGTDELL
- a CDS encoding type IV toxin-antitoxin system AbiEi family antitoxin domain-containing protein, whose protein sequence is MEFRPQLDTLLSEQAGVVRRAQLDECGYRPADVQRLVRNRLLNRVHPGVYLDHTGEPSWLQSAWAGVLAVWPAALVHGSALRAYEGPGRRGDSAALLQVGVDRARHVVAPLGVQVHRVPRFHERVQWNLGPPRMRYDDAALEVAIRSATDLDAIAVLSRAVQGRRTTAGRLLEVLDARPRASRRAWLTAVLKDIDEGTCSVLEHGYLTLVERAHGLPVASRQLPGTSTQGLLYRDAAYDFDLLIELDGRLDHDSVADRERDFERDLDAAVSGFDTRRISWGQVYERPCSTAGKIAVLLARRGWERRPQACGPGCDVSAWFDRAS
- the ddaH gene encoding dimethylargininase; this translates as MDNRQALVRRPSPRLAEGLLTHLERAPVDVDLAFAQWEAYVSALQDAGWETIEVPSADGCPDAAFVEDTVVMYGDLAVITRPGADERKPEVEATEATLRSLGYRIARIETPGTLDGGDVLKYDGTVWVGHGGRTNPEGIAQLAAHLAPLGAAVITVSLTRVLHLKSAVTALPDGTVIGYAPVVDDPSVWDSFVGMPEEPGAHVVLLGAGADGRERVLMSAAAPRSRALFEDRGLDVIAVDISEFEKLEGCVTCLSVRLRHRPSAIGHGPSA
- a CDS encoding Lrp/AsnC family transcriptional regulator, whose protein sequence is MPERSRPHLDDVAKAIIEQLQQDGRRSYAAIGKVVGLSEAAVRQRVQRLTDAGVMQVVAVTDPLELGFARQAMIGVTVRGSLSRVVADIADLDEVDYVVVTAGKYDLLVEAVCESDEALLTLISDKIRAIEGVETTETFMYLQLVKQTYSWGVR